A genome region from Dreissena polymorpha isolate Duluth1 chromosome 16, UMN_Dpol_1.0, whole genome shotgun sequence includes the following:
- the LOC127862752 gene encoding uncharacterized protein LOC127862752, producing MKEEQKREEKQKEELKKNKEEKKTQDKSIKEEQKKEEKLKKEEAELKKKNDVIIKEEERKKKKEEEMKEGQKKKEEKLKKEEQLKKNKEEKKAQDKSIREEQKKKEKHKKEEAELKKKNDVIM from the coding sequence ATGAAAGAAGAGCAGAAGAGGGAAGAAAAACAAAAGGAAGAACTGAAAAAGAACAAGGAAGAAAAGAAGACACAAGACAAATCTATTAAAGAAGAACAGAAGAAGGAAGAAAAACTAAAGAAAGAAGAAGCAGAACTGAAAAAGAAGAATGATGTAATTATCAAGGAAGAAGAGAGGAAAAAGAAGAAGGAGGAAGAAATGAAAGAAGGGCAGAAGAAGAAGGAAGAAAAACTAAAGAAGGAAGAACAACTGAAAAAGAACAAGGAAGAAAAGAAGGCACAAGACAAATCTATCAGAGAAGAACAGAAGAAGAAAGAAAAACATAAGAAGGAAGAAGCAGAACTGAAAAAGAAAAATGATGTAATTATGTAG